In Marivirga salinae, a single window of DNA contains:
- a CDS encoding cytochrome c oxidase subunit II: MFNLAIGLGVVLLLAILFLIFRISSLISVAKGNADKLESSSNKINGAMFLVFLIGGGFLFFWYSFKEFDNYNLPVASEHGSEYEFLFWITMAVTGVVFVLTQILLFYFSWKYQYKEDSKALFYPENNKLEVIWTFVPAVVLAILVFTGWRVWTDITAPAPENTNNIEIMGYQFAWGVRYPGLDGELGDSDYREIDATNNFGIDFNDKAAYDDFIPREMHIPKGEPVTFNIRARDVLHSVFAPHFRLKMDAVPGMPTSFTFTATKTTEEMREELNDPEFNYEIACTEVCGRGHYSMKLTLIVDEPEDYRAWYAEQESFLKRNPEYLSKVPTELKEVALLKTGIENKELD, encoded by the coding sequence AGAATTTCCTCTTTGATAAGTGTAGCAAAGGGAAATGCTGATAAGTTAGAATCAAGTTCTAATAAAATAAATGGTGCCATGTTCTTGGTCTTTTTAATAGGAGGTGGTTTCTTATTTTTCTGGTATTCATTTAAAGAATTCGATAATTATAATTTGCCAGTTGCATCGGAACATGGTTCGGAATATGAATTTTTGTTTTGGATAACAATGGCGGTTACGGGAGTTGTATTCGTTCTAACTCAAATCTTATTATTCTACTTCTCTTGGAAATATCAGTATAAGGAAGATTCAAAAGCACTTTTCTATCCAGAGAATAACAAGTTAGAAGTTATTTGGACATTTGTGCCAGCTGTTGTTTTAGCAATTTTGGTTTTCACAGGATGGAGAGTATGGACTGATATTACAGCACCAGCCCCTGAAAACACTAATAATATTGAAATTATGGGTTACCAATTTGCTTGGGGTGTTCGTTACCCAGGCCTAGATGGTGAATTAGGTGATTCTGATTACAGAGAGATTGATGCAACCAACAACTTTGGAATTGATTTTAATGACAAGGCTGCTTATGATGATTTCATTCCTCGTGAAATGCATATCCCAAAAGGAGAGCCTGTAACATTTAACATTAGAGCTAGAGACGTATTGCATAGTGTATTTGCGCCTCACTTTCGATTGAAAATGGATGCAGTTCCTGGTATGCCAACATCATTTACCTTCACGGCTACTAAAACTACTGAGGAAATGAGAGAGGAATTGAATGATCCTGAATTCAACTATGAAATAGCTTGTACTGAGGTTTGTGGTAGAGGACACTATTCTATGAAATTAACTTTGATAGTGGATGAACCTGAAGATTATAGAGCATGGTATGCAGAGCAGGAGTCATTCTTGAAAAGGAATCCTGAGTATTTGTCAAAAGTTCCAACTGAATTAAAAGAAGTTGCACTTTTGAAAACAGGAATTGAAAACAAAGAGTTAGACTAA